One genomic window of Haloarchaeobius salinus includes the following:
- a CDS encoding universal stress protein, whose translation MYDSILIPTDGSPTAELAVDRALAIAEAFDSTVHTLFVVDTDAMELSLGTEQVDRIRSGRFGEMDELEARAREATDHVVEAGRERGVDVTAHFRAGQPHRVIADFAEDHDVDLVVMGSHGRSGVRRVLLGSVTENVLRSTHRPVMVVDERGEDD comes from the coding sequence ATGTACGACAGCATCCTCATCCCCACGGACGGCAGCCCGACGGCGGAGCTGGCGGTCGACCGCGCGCTCGCCATCGCGGAGGCGTTCGACTCGACCGTCCACACACTGTTCGTCGTCGACACCGACGCGATGGAGCTGAGCCTCGGCACCGAGCAGGTCGACCGCATCCGGTCGGGCCGCTTCGGCGAGATGGACGAACTGGAGGCCCGTGCCCGCGAGGCGACCGACCACGTCGTCGAGGCCGGCCGCGAGCGCGGCGTCGACGTGACCGCGCACTTCCGGGCGGGCCAGCCCCACAGGGTCATCGCCGACTTCGCCGAGGACCACGACGTCGACCTCGTCGTGATGGGCAGCCACGGGCGCTCGGGCGTCCGGCGGGTACTGCTCGGCAGCGTGACCGAGAACGTGCTGCGGTCGACGCACCGCCCCGTCATGGTCGTCGACGAGCGCGGGGAGGACGACTGA
- a CDS encoding molybdopterin molybdotransferase MoeA produces MTDDLPTRDRAAEQVLSLRADALAARATEPVSPDAVAGRTLAEPVDAPADVPPQDYATMDGFAFDAADDYPLTVVGSEVTPDDDPPELDPGEAVRIATGAPLPERATVVVKREDTTVADGELTGPDLAPGTHVYGRGSTVQAGEQVFEAGERLSPKDAVLLDDLGVESVTVRERGSVGVVATGTEIHEGSQPDRDSNMLLGLARSWGHGATFAGTAPDDPDAVRTLLTDAAERHDVVVSTGGTSVGHGDHVVDALADLGELVVHGVALRPGKPVTVARLPEQGAVAVALPGKPVAAHTAACLVARPLFTGSASLPTLPAAATVDLDVSEADAIGGEGVVYAVPVVLDEGQTATTRNATPLGHPDSGFAIYDRTFDPSVLASSTRATRADGVVLTQDGFAADETVDVVPYGALE; encoded by the coding sequence ATGACCGACGACCTCCCCACTCGCGACCGCGCCGCCGAGCAGGTGCTCTCGCTGCGCGCAGACGCGCTGGCCGCCCGTGCGACGGAGCCCGTCAGTCCCGACGCCGTCGCGGGCCGGACCCTCGCCGAACCCGTCGACGCGCCCGCCGACGTGCCGCCGCAGGACTACGCGACGATGGACGGCTTCGCGTTCGACGCCGCCGACGACTACCCGCTCACCGTCGTCGGTAGCGAGGTGACACCCGACGACGACCCGCCCGAACTCGACCCCGGCGAGGCCGTCCGCATCGCCACCGGCGCGCCGCTGCCCGAACGGGCGACCGTCGTCGTCAAGCGCGAGGACACGACCGTCGCCGACGGTGAACTCACCGGACCGGACCTCGCGCCGGGCACGCACGTCTACGGGCGCGGGAGCACCGTCCAGGCGGGCGAGCAGGTGTTCGAAGCCGGCGAGCGGCTCTCGCCGAAGGACGCCGTGCTGCTGGACGACCTCGGCGTCGAGTCCGTCACGGTCCGCGAGCGCGGCTCCGTCGGCGTCGTCGCCACCGGCACGGAGATCCACGAGGGGAGCCAGCCCGACCGCGACTCGAACATGCTGCTCGGACTGGCGCGCTCCTGGGGCCACGGGGCGACGTTCGCCGGCACGGCACCAGACGACCCCGACGCGGTACGGACGCTCCTGACGGACGCGGCCGAGCGCCACGACGTCGTCGTCTCGACGGGCGGGACGAGCGTCGGCCACGGCGACCACGTCGTCGACGCCCTCGCCGACCTCGGCGAGCTCGTCGTCCACGGCGTCGCGCTCCGACCCGGCAAGCCCGTGACGGTCGCTCGCCTTCCGGAACAGGGTGCCGTGGCGGTCGCACTGCCTGGAAAACCGGTCGCCGCCCACACCGCCGCCTGCCTCGTCGCGCGGCCGCTGTTCACCGGCTCGGCGTCGCTCCCGACGCTCCCGGCGGCGGCGACCGTCGACCTCGACGTGTCCGAGGCCGACGCCATCGGTGGCGAGGGAGTGGTGTACGCCGTACCCGTCGTACTCGACGAAGGACAGACGGCGACGACCCGGAACGCGACGCCGCTCGGGCACCCCGACTCCGGATTCGCCATCTACGATCGGACGTTCGACCCGAGCGTGCTGGCCTCGTCCACGCGGGCGACACGGGCCGATGGGGTGGTCCTCACGCAGGACGGGTTCGCGGCCGACGAGACGGTCGACGTGGTGCCGTACGGGGCGCTGGAGTAG
- a CDS encoding NUDIX domain-containing protein, with product MNQPPTHCPYCGTAVAPVDSPVASDAAETAAVYRCESCDDYVFYNPTPGGSVAVIDGDGVLLVEDFRSPGEWKLPSGRIELGETPREGVARELAEETGLSVDPAELVYFFDEAGEPADEQYMVGIDYAIHRGDTTGNVAAASDATDARFFTPDELAAPAHELKFTHVQRFGDSLEWLVAEAKSALAACRPPSTPPGRTY from the coding sequence ATGAACCAGCCACCAACGCACTGCCCGTACTGTGGCACCGCCGTCGCCCCCGTCGATTCGCCGGTGGCCAGCGATGCCGCGGAGACGGCGGCGGTCTACCGCTGCGAGTCGTGCGACGACTACGTGTTCTACAACCCGACGCCCGGCGGGAGCGTGGCGGTGATCGACGGCGACGGCGTGCTGCTCGTCGAGGACTTCCGATCGCCCGGCGAGTGGAAGCTGCCCTCCGGCCGCATCGAACTCGGGGAGACGCCGCGCGAGGGCGTCGCCCGCGAACTCGCGGAGGAGACCGGGCTGTCAGTCGACCCGGCCGAACTCGTCTACTTCTTCGACGAGGCGGGCGAGCCCGCCGACGAGCAGTACATGGTCGGGATCGACTACGCAATCCACCGGGGCGACACCACGGGCAACGTCGCGGCGGCCTCGGACGCCACCGACGCGCGCTTCTTCACGCCCGACGAACTGGCGGCCCCGGCGCACGAGCTGAAGTTCACGCACGTCCAGCGCTTCGGCGACAGTCTGGAGTGGCTGGTCGCGGAGGCGAAGAGTGCGCTGGCGGCGTGTCGACCGCCGTCGACGCCGCCCGGCCGCACGTACTGA
- a CDS encoding DUF4212 domain-containing protein — protein MADTDTHDTDSHAPVETDGGHDTADYLDVEVHMFKPATPFMRDHLRIIWAMFVAWALFVFGPVLATYFATDLMTSTTLIGFPLHYLLTAIGAPGGALVLSFVYARQRDKLDAKYGIDHSTDEEPGSDADTVAATDGGVDE, from the coding sequence ATGGCAGACACCGACACTCACGATACAGATTCGCACGCACCCGTCGAGACCGACGGCGGTCACGACACCGCCGACTACCTCGACGTGGAGGTACACATGTTCAAACCCGCGACGCCGTTCATGCGCGACCACCTCAGGATCATCTGGGCGATGTTCGTCGCCTGGGCGCTGTTCGTCTTCGGGCCGGTGCTCGCGACCTACTTCGCGACGGACCTCATGACGAGCACCACGCTCATCGGCTTCCCGTTGCACTACCTGCTGACGGCCATCGGTGCGCCGGGCGGCGCACTGGTGCTCTCGTTCGTCTACGCACGGCAGCGCGACAAGCTGGACGCGAAGTACGGCATCGACCACTCGACCGACGAGGAGCCCGGTAGCGACGCGGACACCGTCGCCGCGACCGACGGAGGGGTCGACGAATGA
- a CDS encoding VC_2705 family sodium/solute symporter encodes MVSLMLLLFLGIGYAFRVADTEDLWVAGRSIGNVENGMAIGANWMSAASYLGMAALIALSGYYGLAFVVGWSTGYFILLIFLAAQMRRFGKYTAPDFVGDRFDSDAARAIAALTTILIGFVYSVGQARGMGLVGIYVFGGDYVTMVILMMGITVGYLALSGMLGATKNMAVQYVILIVAFLAGLYAVGFTQGYSTVLPQVEYGALLSQLDTEFTEPFATGGVYIWIATAFSLIVGTCGLPHVLVRFYTVESERTARWSTVWGLFFICLLYLSAPAFAAFGTDLYANQVGEVYGANGMSGAEGDVIVVLASQLANLPTWFVGLVAAGGIAAAIATTAGLFIAASSAAAHDIYTNIINPEATQRQQLLVGRATIIALGAIVTLFALDPPALVGELVSYAFSLAGLVLFPMFFLGLWWENANRQGALAGMTTGLLIWTAAIVNEVLPAYVGFLADAAGESGAIVPIYADIFPAIGAALAGTPIVFAVTILVSMATEEPDEEIKRIVRQCHSPEPMGQQQSAEEVAATDGGTTVTDGGRSADPSATATDAEAGTPEETGGTTEE; translated from the coding sequence ATGGTCTCGCTGATGCTCCTGCTGTTCCTCGGCATCGGCTACGCGTTCCGGGTCGCCGACACGGAAGACCTGTGGGTCGCCGGGCGCTCCATCGGCAACGTCGAGAACGGCATGGCGATCGGCGCGAACTGGATGTCGGCCGCGTCGTACCTCGGGATGGCCGCGCTCATCGCCCTCTCGGGCTACTACGGACTGGCGTTCGTCGTCGGCTGGTCGACGGGCTACTTCATCCTGCTCATCTTCCTGGCCGCGCAGATGCGCCGGTTCGGGAAGTACACCGCGCCGGACTTCGTCGGCGACCGCTTCGACTCCGACGCCGCCCGCGCCATCGCCGCACTGACGACCATCCTCATCGGCTTCGTCTACTCGGTCGGGCAGGCCCGCGGGATGGGGCTCGTCGGCATCTACGTCTTCGGCGGTGATTACGTCACCATGGTGATCCTGATGATGGGCATCACGGTCGGCTACCTCGCCCTCTCCGGCATGCTCGGGGCGACGAAGAACATGGCGGTGCAGTACGTCATCCTCATCGTCGCGTTCCTCGCCGGCCTCTACGCCGTCGGCTTCACCCAGGGCTACTCGACCGTGCTCCCGCAGGTGGAGTACGGCGCACTGCTGTCCCAGCTCGACACCGAGTTCACCGAGCCGTTCGCGACCGGCGGCGTCTACATCTGGATCGCCACGGCGTTCAGCCTCATCGTCGGCACCTGCGGGCTCCCGCACGTGCTCGTCCGGTTCTACACGGTCGAGAGCGAGCGCACCGCGCGCTGGTCGACGGTCTGGGGTCTGTTCTTCATCTGCCTGCTCTACCTCTCGGCACCCGCGTTCGCCGCCTTCGGCACCGATCTCTACGCGAACCAGGTCGGCGAGGTGTACGGCGCGAACGGGATGTCCGGCGCGGAGGGCGACGTCATCGTCGTCCTGGCGAGCCAGCTCGCGAACCTCCCGACGTGGTTCGTCGGTCTCGTCGCCGCCGGCGGTATCGCTGCCGCCATCGCGACCACGGCCGGGCTGTTCATCGCCGCCTCCTCGGCGGCCGCCCACGACATCTACACGAACATCATCAACCCCGAGGCGACCCAGCGTCAGCAGCTCCTCGTGGGCCGCGCGACCATCATCGCGCTCGGGGCCATCGTCACCCTGTTCGCGCTCGACCCGCCGGCACTCGTCGGCGAACTCGTCTCCTACGCCTTCTCCCTCGCGGGGCTCGTCCTGTTCCCGATGTTCTTCCTCGGGCTCTGGTGGGAGAACGCCAACCGGCAGGGCGCACTCGCCGGCATGACGACCGGTCTGCTCATCTGGACCGCCGCCATCGTCAACGAGGTGCTCCCGGCGTACGTCGGCTTCCTCGCCGACGCGGCCGGTGAGAGCGGGGCCATCGTCCCGATCTATGCGGACATCTTCCCGGCCATCGGGGCCGCGCTGGCGGGCACGCCCATCGTCTTCGCCGTGACCATCCTCGTCTCGATGGCGACGGAGGAGCCCGACGAGGAGATAAAGCGCATCGTCCGGCAGTGCCACAGTCCCGAACCGATGGGCCAGCAGCAGTCCGCCGAGGAGGTCGCCGCGACCGACGGCGGGACGACCGTCACCGACGGCGGCCGTTCCGCCGACCCGTCGGCGACGGCGACCGACGCGGAGGCCGGTACGCCCGAGGAGACCGGCGGCACCACGGAGGAGTGA
- a CDS encoding CaiB/BaiF CoA transferase family protein, which translates to MNPDGQILDGITVVDLTTFVTGGFASLMLANQGAEVIKVERPGVGDDNRHSGPPFIDGESPYFWTINYDKRSVELNLKSEEGLAALYDIVAEADVFVQNYRPGTATKLHVDEDSIREVNDDVVYCAISAFGQTGPWSQRPGYDLLVQGMSGIMSVTGEPDGRPVKVGLPQTDLITAMWAAFGIVTALYRREVTGEGEYIDLAMLDATLPWLTKQAGKVFAGEQPRRMGTKDPVLAPYQTFETADGHLNVACLNQKLWRGLCDAIGRPDLADDERFETNADRVEHMDELEAELAPAFGERTTDEWMDVLVEDAGIPAGPVNEPEDALYNEQTEARGVMTELSDGERTVPVIEHPLNYGRSESGFDHLPPKLGEHTREVLREVGYDEETLDELAATGAFGEVE; encoded by the coding sequence ATGAACCCGGACGGCCAGATACTCGACGGCATCACCGTGGTCGACCTGACGACGTTCGTCACGGGCGGCTTCGCGTCGCTGATGCTCGCGAACCAGGGTGCAGAGGTCATCAAGGTCGAACGCCCCGGCGTGGGAGACGACAACCGCCACTCGGGGCCACCGTTCATCGACGGCGAGTCGCCGTACTTCTGGACCATCAACTACGACAAGCGCAGCGTCGAACTGAACCTCAAGAGCGAGGAGGGCCTCGCGGCGCTGTACGACATCGTCGCCGAGGCCGACGTGTTCGTCCAGAACTACCGTCCCGGCACCGCCACGAAGCTCCACGTCGACGAGGACTCCATCCGCGAGGTGAACGACGACGTGGTGTACTGCGCCATCTCGGCGTTCGGCCAGACCGGACCGTGGAGCCAGCGGCCGGGCTACGACCTGCTCGTGCAGGGGATGAGCGGCATCATGAGCGTCACCGGCGAACCAGACGGCCGGCCCGTGAAAGTGGGGCTCCCGCAGACGGACCTCATCACGGCGATGTGGGCCGCCTTCGGCATCGTCACCGCGCTCTACCGGCGCGAGGTGACGGGCGAGGGCGAGTACATCGACCTCGCGATGCTCGACGCGACGCTGCCCTGGCTCACGAAGCAGGCCGGGAAGGTGTTCGCGGGCGAGCAGCCCCGCCGGATGGGCACGAAGGACCCCGTGCTCGCGCCGTACCAGACGTTCGAGACGGCCGACGGCCACCTCAACGTCGCCTGCCTCAACCAGAAGCTCTGGCGCGGGCTCTGTGACGCCATCGGCCGCCCGGACCTGGCCGACGACGAGCGGTTCGAGACGAACGCCGACCGCGTCGAGCACATGGACGAACTGGAGGCCGAACTCGCACCGGCGTTCGGCGAACGGACGACCGACGAGTGGATGGACGTGCTGGTCGAGGACGCGGGCATCCCCGCCGGTCCCGTGAACGAGCCCGAGGACGCGCTGTACAACGAGCAGACCGAGGCGCGGGGCGTGATGACGGAGCTCTCCGACGGCGAGCGCACGGTGCCGGTCATCGAGCACCCGCTGAACTACGGGCGGTCGGAGAGCGGCTTCGACCACCTCCCGCCGAAGCTCGGCGAGCACACCCGCGAGGTGCTCCGCGAGGTCGGCTACGACGAGGAGACGCTGGACGAGCTCGCCGCGACGGGCGCGTTCGGCGAGGTCGAGTGA
- a CDS encoding VOC family protein: MLTDSPGIHHVTAIVGEAQTNVEFHVGVLGLRLVKRTVNYENMLAYHLYYGNGTAEPGTVLTCFPYPNDVPARLGKPQWESVGFAVPPDSLAYWADRLDDHAVEFSGPVERFDERLLHFSDPADTRIELVERDSPVAPWSDGSVPTEHAIRGVHGVTALSANPYATAGMLDTLGFEMVGEEPDTGSEGTRVRYRAGGDHASVVDVLDRSADYGREGIGTIQHVAVRVGGVDELYEWHELFRERDFDVSRVRDRNYFHSLYVREPGGVLFELATEEPGLTVDEDVATLGESLVLPDWFEEDRELIESQLPPLSVPGLN, encoded by the coding sequence ATGCTCACAGACTCGCCCGGCATCCACCACGTGACCGCCATCGTCGGCGAGGCCCAGACGAACGTCGAGTTCCACGTCGGGGTGCTCGGCCTGCGGCTCGTCAAGCGGACGGTGAACTACGAGAACATGCTCGCCTACCACCTCTACTACGGCAACGGGACGGCCGAACCGGGCACCGTCCTCACCTGCTTCCCGTACCCGAACGACGTGCCTGCACGCCTCGGCAAGCCGCAGTGGGAGTCCGTCGGCTTCGCCGTCCCGCCGGACTCGCTGGCGTACTGGGCCGACCGCCTCGACGACCACGCCGTCGAGTTCTCGGGGCCGGTCGAGCGCTTCGACGAGCGCCTGCTCCACTTTTCGGACCCGGCCGATACCCGCATCGAACTCGTCGAGCGCGACAGCCCGGTCGCCCCGTGGAGCGACGGCTCCGTGCCCACCGAGCACGCCATCCGGGGGGTCCACGGCGTCACCGCGCTGTCGGCGAACCCGTACGCCACCGCCGGCATGCTCGACACGCTCGGCTTCGAGATGGTCGGGGAGGAACCGGATACCGGGTCCGAGGGCACCCGCGTCCGCTACCGCGCCGGCGGCGACCACGCCAGCGTCGTCGACGTGCTCGACCGCTCCGCCGACTACGGCCGCGAGGGCATCGGCACCATCCAGCACGTCGCGGTCCGCGTCGGGGGCGTCGACGAGCTGTACGAGTGGCACGAGCTGTTCCGCGAGCGCGACTTCGACGTCTCGCGGGTCCGCGACCGGAACTACTTCCACTCGCTGTACGTCCGCGAGCCCGGCGGCGTCCTGTTCGAACTGGCGACCGAGGAGCCCGGCCTGACGGTCGACGAGGACGTCGCGACGCTCGGCGAGTCGCTCGTCCTGCCGGACTGGTTCGAGGAGGACCGCGAGCTCATCGAGTCCCAGCTCCCCCCGCTTTCCGTACCGGGGCTGAACTGA
- a CDS encoding TIGR00266 family protein, with protein MEFDIQKRPSNAILRVTMEQGESIRAKTGAMVSRSDTMDTEANVGGDGGLGGMVKSAVSSSKDLITNEFTARESGANVVLAPDHPGDIVAFDLGETGRIKSQSGSTLAWGPDVNKSSAMNETGNLFSSGQLKVLALDGTGMAFLSAYGSVYEVDVSPGEPAIVDEDHLVAWTDGLNLDRQKDGGIKSTMLGGEGYVSKFSGDGRVWLQTRDPIVFQSMGGGEEGGGEDDGPSVSDFI; from the coding sequence ATGGAGTTCGACATCCAGAAGCGACCCAGCAACGCGATCTTGCGGGTCACGATGGAGCAGGGGGAGTCGATCAGGGCCAAGACCGGCGCGATGGTCAGCCGGAGCGACACGATGGACACCGAGGCCAACGTCGGCGGTGACGGCGGGCTCGGTGGCATGGTCAAGAGCGCGGTCAGCAGCAGCAAGGATCTCATCACGAACGAGTTCACGGCGCGTGAGTCCGGCGCGAACGTCGTGCTCGCGCCCGACCACCCCGGCGACATCGTCGCGTTCGACCTCGGCGAGACCGGGCGCATCAAGTCCCAGTCGGGCTCGACGCTCGCGTGGGGGCCCGACGTGAACAAGTCCTCGGCGATGAACGAGACGGGGAACCTGTTCTCCTCGGGCCAGCTGAAGGTGCTCGCGCTCGACGGCACGGGCATGGCGTTCCTCTCGGCGTACGGCTCGGTGTACGAGGTCGACGTCTCGCCGGGCGAGCCGGCCATCGTCGACGAGGACCACCTCGTCGCCTGGACCGACGGCCTGAACCTCGACCGACAGAAGGACGGCGGCATCAAGTCCACGATGCTCGGCGGCGAGGGCTACGTCTCGAAGTTCTCCGGCGACGGCCGCGTCTGGCTCCAGACCCGGGACCCCATCGTCTTCCAGAGCATGGGCGGCGGCGAGGAGGGTGGCGGCGAGGACGACGGCCCGAGCGTCTCCGACTTCATCTGA
- a CDS encoding alpha/beta hydrolase, which translates to MADEAEDTAAAGEEGPDPHADQPVVTAGAPSMAAEVAVVLVHGRGATADGVVNLAGSFYRHGVAFFAPQASRSRWFPYDGRGDVDRNEPHLSSAVGAVERVLVAVADAGIPPERTVLFGFSQGAAVVTELLCRKPRRLGGVVVLSGGFAGPDDRRFADPGGSLAGTPVFVGSGDADESVPVERVRATADRLRALDGDVTVRVEPGLEHGISEAEFEVVRELLDDLLAD; encoded by the coding sequence ATGGCGGACGAGGCGGAGGACACGGCTGCTGCCGGTGAGGAGGGACCGGACCCGCACGCCGACCAGCCCGTCGTCACCGCCGGCGCGCCCAGCATGGCGGCCGAGGTCGCGGTCGTGCTCGTCCACGGGCGGGGCGCGACCGCCGACGGCGTCGTCAACCTCGCCGGGTCGTTCTACCGCCACGGCGTCGCCTTCTTCGCGCCGCAGGCGTCGCGCAGCCGGTGGTTCCCGTACGACGGCCGGGGCGATGTCGACCGCAACGAGCCACACCTCTCCTCGGCGGTCGGGGCCGTCGAGCGCGTGCTGGTCGCGGTCGCGGACGCCGGTATCCCGCCCGAGAGGACGGTACTGTTCGGCTTCTCGCAGGGTGCGGCCGTCGTCACGGAGCTCCTGTGCCGGAAGCCGCGACGGCTCGGCGGCGTGGTCGTCCTCTCCGGCGGCTTCGCCGGACCGGACGACAGGCGGTTCGCCGACCCGGGCGGCTCGCTCGCCGGGACGCCGGTGTTCGTCGGGTCCGGCGACGCCGACGAGTCCGTCCCGGTCGAGCGCGTCCGGGCGACGGCCGACCGCCTCCGTGCGCTCGACGGCGACGTGACCGTCCGGGTGGAGCCGGGGCTGGAGCACGGTATCTCGGAGGCCGAGTTCGAGGTCGTCCGGGAACTGCTGGACGACCTGCTGGCGGACTGA
- a CDS encoding MFS transporter, with translation MRATRPHTVVAAVIACTFFVGFGGGVVFPILPNLGAVLGISSFMVGLILSANRFVRLFANAPAGALVDRIGTRKPFIAGLAIEGVATLGYNVAIESAAPEAWFLLARIAWGLGSALVFATAYTITADVSEAKSRGTSMGFVRAGITFGFPAGLVLGGVVSDLYSVPVAFSVAAAFALVASGLAYAIVPETHASEVQSSVKPWEIDPSVPALTTGLVNFGLYFSYVGVLFSTLVVFLGERGIAVLGYTAQGTSGFLMAGTVLAGSVFMLVGGSLSDRLGARVPIVLVFLVAACAGFLALSVADTAAGLLVGCLLIGAGQGGVGGPLLALLADLTPGDRMGRATGTNNVLGDVGGGLGPLVGLPAVETFGFVPVYAACAVLPLAAGLVLLVGVYSHTGSLNPQVDDAPAD, from the coding sequence ATGCGGGCCACCCGACCGCACACCGTCGTCGCCGCCGTCATCGCCTGTACGTTCTTCGTCGGCTTCGGCGGCGGCGTCGTCTTCCCCATCCTGCCGAACCTCGGCGCGGTGCTCGGCATCTCGTCGTTCATGGTCGGGCTCATCCTGAGCGCCAACCGGTTCGTCCGGCTGTTCGCGAACGCACCGGCCGGTGCGCTCGTCGACCGGATCGGTACCCGGAAGCCGTTCATCGCGGGGCTGGCCATCGAGGGGGTGGCGACGCTCGGCTACAACGTCGCCATCGAGTCTGCGGCCCCGGAGGCGTGGTTCCTGCTCGCCAGGATCGCCTGGGGGCTCGGCAGCGCGCTCGTGTTCGCGACGGCGTACACCATCACCGCGGACGTGAGCGAGGCCAAGTCGCGGGGCACGAGCATGGGGTTCGTCCGGGCGGGCATCACCTTCGGCTTCCCCGCGGGGCTCGTCCTCGGCGGCGTCGTCAGCGACCTCTACAGCGTCCCGGTCGCGTTCTCCGTCGCCGCCGCGTTCGCGCTCGTCGCCAGCGGCCTCGCGTACGCCATCGTCCCCGAGACCCACGCGAGCGAGGTGCAGTCCTCGGTGAAGCCCTGGGAGATCGACCCGAGCGTCCCCGCGCTGACGACGGGACTCGTCAACTTCGGGCTCTACTTCTCCTACGTCGGCGTGCTGTTCTCGACGCTCGTCGTCTTCCTCGGCGAGCGCGGCATCGCCGTCCTCGGCTACACCGCACAGGGCACCTCGGGCTTCCTCATGGCGGGGACGGTGCTCGCCGGCTCCGTGTTCATGCTCGTCGGCGGGAGCCTCAGCGACCGTCTCGGTGCGCGGGTCCCCATCGTGCTCGTGTTCCTCGTCGCCGCCTGCGCCGGCTTCCTCGCCCTCTCGGTCGCCGACACCGCAGCCGGACTGCTCGTCGGCTGTCTGCTCATCGGCGCGGGCCAGGGCGGTGTCGGCGGCCCGCTGCTCGCGCTGCTGGCGGACCTAACCCCCGGCGACCGGATGGGCCGGGCGACGGGGACGAACAACGTCCTCGGCGACGTCGGCGGTGGGCTCGGCCCGCTCGTCGGCCTCCCCGCCGTCGAGACGTTCGGCTTCGTCCCGGTGTACGCGGCCTGTGCCGTCCTCCCGCTCGCGGCCGGGCTCGTTCTCCTCGTCGGCGTCTACAGCCACACCGGGAGTCTGAACCCGCAGGTCGACGACGCGCCGGCGGACTGA